In Flavobacterium sp. N3904, one DNA window encodes the following:
- a CDS encoding glycoside hydrolase family 32 protein: MQLKISRLLFIFNISLLATVVSCKKTEADGTITIASKEINSFDSITIYKESFRPQFHFSPEKKWMNDPNGLVFYKGTYHLFYQYFPSDIVWGPMHWGHATSKDLIHWENKKIALYPDKLGYIFSGSAVVDINNTSGLGTIENPPMIAIFTYHNMEIEKAGKTNTQSQGLAYSLDEGQTWTKYKGNPIIGNNSLKDFRDPKVFWNPETKIWNLALVAGDHARFYSSKNLINWNYMGQFGKNSGAHGGVWECPDLFKLKVENSTVEKWVLLISINPGAPNGGSGTQYFVGDYDGKSFKTNQKDIKWVDYGTDNYAGVTYNDAPNNERIFIGWMSNWLYARNTPTKNWRSAMTLPRKLSLEKIGDNYVLKNSPIQQLKTIIIPEYSEELLTIQANKKIVFEYNHLNQSQIDFKALAKNLKLTFSNEVNDSLVLIYDHKMNTFSIDRTHSGLVNFEANFGKSIHKTETPNLTTETLNYQIILDWSSIEIFLNGGVYSFTEQIFPNKPYTKLSIQSDEDQEIKNLNISKIKSIWETNSTSKTTKN, from the coding sequence ATGCAATTAAAAATCAGCAGATTATTATTTATTTTTAATATTAGTCTATTGGCAACTGTCGTTTCCTGCAAAAAAACAGAAGCTGATGGTACAATAACAATTGCATCTAAAGAAATAAATTCATTTGATTCAATTACTATATATAAAGAATCTTTCCGCCCACAATTTCATTTTTCGCCCGAAAAAAAATGGATGAATGATCCAAATGGTTTGGTATTCTACAAAGGAACTTATCATTTGTTTTACCAATATTTCCCAAGCGATATAGTTTGGGGACCTATGCATTGGGGACATGCTACTAGTAAAGATTTAATCCATTGGGAAAATAAAAAAATTGCCTTATACCCAGACAAATTAGGTTATATTTTCTCCGGAAGTGCCGTTGTTGATATCAATAATACTTCAGGACTCGGCACTATTGAAAATCCACCAATGATTGCCATTTTTACCTATCATAATATGGAAATTGAAAAGGCAGGAAAGACAAATACCCAATCACAAGGTTTGGCGTATAGTCTAGACGAAGGGCAAACTTGGACAAAGTACAAAGGGAATCCTATTATTGGGAACAACAGCCTAAAAGATTTTAGGGATCCGAAAGTATTTTGGAATCCAGAAACAAAAATTTGGAATTTAGCTCTAGTTGCTGGTGATCATGCTCGATTTTACAGTTCCAAAAACTTAATTAATTGGAACTACATGGGTCAATTTGGCAAAAACAGTGGCGCACATGGTGGTGTCTGGGAATGTCCTGATCTTTTTAAACTCAAAGTAGAAAATTCTACAGTAGAAAAATGGGTTTTACTCATCAGTATCAACCCAGGAGCGCCAAATGGAGGTTCGGGAACACAATATTTCGTGGGTGATTATGATGGGAAAAGTTTTAAAACCAATCAAAAAGACATCAAGTGGGTTGATTACGGAACCGACAATTATGCTGGTGTAACTTATAATGATGCTCCAAATAACGAACGTATTTTTATCGGCTGGATGAGTAATTGGCTGTATGCTCGAAACACCCCCACAAAAAACTGGAGAAGTGCCATGACCTTGCCCAGAAAACTTTCGTTAGAAAAAATAGGCGATAATTATGTTCTCAAAAACAGTCCAATCCAACAATTGAAAACAATCATAATCCCTGAATATTCAGAAGAATTATTGACTATTCAAGCAAATAAAAAAATAGTTTTCGAATACAATCATCTAAATCAATCTCAAATTGATTTTAAAGCTCTCGCCAAAAATTTAAAATTAACTTTTTCGAATGAAGTCAATGATTCATTAGTCCTCATTTATGACCACAAAATGAATACCTTTTCGATAGACCGAACCCATTCTGGATTGGTCAATTTTGAAGCTAATTTTGGAAAATCAATTCACAAAACCGAAACACCAAATCTGACAACAGAAACTCTAAATTATCAAATTATTTTGGATTGGTCCTCCATAGAAATTTTCTTAAATGGCGGAGTTTATTCCTTCACAGAACAAATTTTTCCAAACAAGCCTTATACCAAATTAAGCATACAGTCTGATGAAGACCAAGAAATTAAAAACCTAAATATTTCTAAAATAAAAAGTATTTGGGAAACCAACTCTACATCCAAAACCACTAAAAATTAA
- a CDS encoding glycosyl hydrolase family 95 catalytic domain-containing protein, translating to MNSNLKMLFLVLLTSSTMMGQAKSDEWHLYANSRENYFGVSMANGKIGIVTDDTPLKTKEIILNGVYDSSPENGISRIVRGIEFLNLHLSIDGQEVKSDNISNWSQIVNMKEGTSTTSYTFKDLATINYTILANRAVPYSAMAIIEIIPNKDIEITANNYMTVPEELKDTKSQFRVLKDNQYLMPVFGTTAKTLTGKYTVSAATTFLFDGKNETLKQTGNEVGFSKKLLKGKQYRFAIAGGICTSKDFNDPLNESERQPIYALQQGIDNLLNRHKQAWAELWNTGDIQIEGDLDAQQRVRFALFNLYSYNRPETRESIAPMGLSSQGYNGHIFWDSELWMYPTLLALQPDMAKSCLDYRLDRLGKAKQKATIYGYKGAMYPWESDDTGEEATPTWALTGIFEQHITADVAIAFWNYYSYTQDKTWLKENYKVLKETADFWVSRVVKNDDGSYSILNVVGADEYAQHVDDNAFTNASAIEALKNTIKAATILNEPINPMWLDVSNKLIIHSENGITQNYKGYKGQMIKQADVNLLAYPLHVITDRKQIEKDLEYYTEKIDKKDGPAMASGVLSVLYARLGDRDKAYAYFVKSYLPNSRPPFGVFSESANSNNPYFATGAGAMLQAVIYGFGGIEQTDAGLRYNKGLLPKQWKSLTIKGIGVDNKTITIK from the coding sequence ATGAATTCAAATTTAAAAATGTTGTTTTTAGTTTTATTGACTAGCTCAACGATGATGGGTCAGGCAAAATCGGATGAGTGGCATTTGTATGCCAATTCTAGAGAAAATTACTTTGGAGTGTCTATGGCCAATGGGAAAATTGGAATTGTTACAGACGATACGCCTTTAAAAACCAAAGAAATAATTTTGAATGGAGTTTATGACAGTAGTCCAGAAAATGGAATTAGCAGGATAGTTCGTGGCATTGAGTTTTTGAATCTTCATTTGAGTATTGATGGACAAGAAGTCAAATCTGACAATATTTCCAATTGGAGTCAGATTGTCAATATGAAAGAAGGAACTAGCACTACTTCGTATACGTTTAAAGATTTGGCTACTATCAATTATACAATTTTGGCTAATAGAGCAGTTCCGTATTCGGCTATGGCCATTATTGAAATTATCCCGAACAAAGACATTGAAATTACTGCCAATAATTATATGACCGTTCCAGAGGAACTGAAAGACACTAAAAGTCAATTTCGCGTACTAAAAGACAATCAATATTTAATGCCAGTTTTCGGTACTACAGCCAAAACGTTAACTGGTAAATATACCGTTTCGGCGGCAACTACTTTTTTGTTTGATGGGAAAAATGAAACCTTGAAGCAGACAGGAAATGAAGTCGGTTTTTCTAAAAAGTTACTGAAAGGAAAACAATATAGATTTGCTATTGCAGGAGGAATTTGCACTTCAAAAGATTTTAATGATCCATTGAATGAATCCGAAAGGCAACCTATTTATGCCTTGCAACAAGGGATTGATAATTTGCTGAATCGTCATAAGCAAGCTTGGGCAGAATTGTGGAATACAGGTGACATTCAAATTGAAGGAGATTTAGATGCGCAACAACGTGTTCGATTTGCATTGTTTAATTTGTATTCTTACAATCGTCCTGAAACTAGAGAAAGTATTGCACCTATGGGTTTGTCTTCTCAAGGATATAATGGACATATTTTTTGGGATAGTGAACTTTGGATGTATCCAACCCTTTTGGCATTACAACCCGATATGGCTAAATCTTGTTTGGATTATCGTTTGGATCGTTTGGGAAAAGCCAAACAAAAAGCAACTATTTATGGTTATAAAGGAGCTATGTATCCTTGGGAATCTGATGATACTGGTGAGGAAGCGACACCAACCTGGGCTTTGACTGGAATTTTTGAACAACATATTACAGCCGATGTGGCCATAGCCTTTTGGAATTATTACTCTTACACACAAGATAAAACGTGGTTAAAAGAAAATTATAAAGTACTCAAAGAAACTGCTGATTTTTGGGTGAGTCGAGTGGTCAAAAATGACGATGGGAGTTATTCTATTCTAAATGTTGTTGGCGCTGATGAGTATGCTCAGCATGTAGATGACAATGCGTTTACCAATGCTTCGGCTATTGAAGCTTTGAAAAACACAATTAAGGCGGCAACCATTTTGAATGAGCCTATAAATCCAATGTGGCTGGATGTTTCGAATAAATTAATTATTCATTCTGAAAATGGAATTACTCAAAATTACAAAGGATACAAAGGACAAATGATTAAACAAGCCGATGTCAATTTATTGGCTTATCCGCTACATGTTATCACAGATAGAAAACAAATCGAAAAAGACTTGGAGTATTATACTGAAAAAATTGATAAAAAAGACGGACCAGCTATGGCTTCGGGCGTTTTGTCGGTTTTGTATGCCAGATTGGGTGATAGAGACAAAGCGTATGCTTATTTTGTAAAATCGTATTTGCCCAATAGCCGTCCTCCGTTTGGAGTATTTTCAGAATCGGCCAATAGCAACAATCCTTATTTTGCAACAGGAGCAGGTGCGATGCTTCAAGCGGTTATTTATGGTTTTGGAGGAATAGAACAAACAGATGCTGGGTTGCGATACAATAAAGGACTTCTGCCAAAGCAATGGAAATCTTTAACCATAAAAGGCATTGGTGTTGACAATAAAACCATAACTATAAAATAG
- a CDS encoding sugar porter family MFS transporter: MNNVQKWSITVAIAGFLFGFDTVVISGANLPIKELWHTTPLFHGLFIMSMALWGTVLGAMFGGIPCDKWGRKKTLLWIGILFLVSALGSALAPNPYVFSFFRFIGGIGVGASSVAAPIYISEISSAKNRGKLVALFQFNIVFGILIAFFSNYLFEGFSGANDWRWMIGIVALPALIYSIIVFQIPDSPRWLILNKKDDVAGLKVLEMIYTKEEALENFNEIKKDVVDSIQKEKLFTKKYEWPILLAFLIAFFNQLSGINFILYYAPEILEMAGLGSKESLMNSILIGVINLIFTIIGMRLIDILGRKLLMTIGSIGYILSLCIIAWAFNTNAGPVVLLTSILVFIASHAIGQGAVIWVFISEIFPNTVRARGQSFGTSIHWIFAALITLLGPVVIDLFHENPWPIFAFFAFMMVLQLVFVLFMMPETKGLSLEELEQKMISE, from the coding sequence ATGAACAACGTACAAAAATGGTCCATAACGGTCGCAATAGCAGGATTCTTATTTGGATTTGACACCGTAGTTATTTCAGGAGCCAACTTACCCATCAAGGAATTATGGCATACGACACCCCTATTTCATGGATTATTCATTATGTCTATGGCATTGTGGGGAACTGTTTTGGGAGCAATGTTCGGTGGTATTCCCTGTGACAAATGGGGAAGAAAAAAGACCTTGTTATGGATTGGAATTTTATTCCTAGTATCAGCATTAGGTTCGGCGTTGGCTCCAAATCCCTATGTTTTTTCTTTTTTTAGATTTATAGGAGGAATCGGAGTTGGAGCTTCTTCAGTAGCTGCGCCTATTTATATCTCAGAAATATCAAGTGCCAAAAACAGAGGGAAACTAGTCGCGTTGTTTCAATTCAATATTGTGTTTGGAATCCTTATTGCTTTTTTTTCCAATTATTTATTTGAAGGTTTTAGCGGTGCCAACGATTGGCGATGGATGATTGGTATTGTAGCATTACCAGCATTAATCTACAGTATCATTGTTTTTCAAATTCCCGACAGTCCCCGTTGGTTAATTTTAAACAAAAAAGACGATGTCGCAGGATTGAAAGTCCTTGAAATGATTTATACTAAAGAAGAAGCTTTGGAAAATTTTAATGAAATCAAAAAAGATGTAGTAGACTCAATTCAAAAAGAAAAATTATTTACCAAAAAATACGAATGGCCTATTCTTTTGGCTTTTTTAATTGCTTTCTTTAATCAATTGTCCGGAATTAATTTCATTTTATACTACGCTCCTGAAATATTGGAAATGGCAGGATTAGGCTCGAAAGAATCTCTGATGAATTCCATACTCATAGGTGTAATAAACCTCATATTTACCATTATTGGCATGCGTTTAATTGATATTTTAGGCAGGAAATTATTAATGACTATTGGCAGTATTGGTTATATACTCAGCTTATGCATTATTGCTTGGGCTTTTAATACTAATGCCGGGCCGGTTGTGCTATTAACTTCCATTCTTGTCTTTATCGCTTCGCATGCTATTGGTCAAGGTGCTGTAATTTGGGTTTTTATATCCGAAATATTCCCAAATACAGTTCGTGCTCGAGGGCAATCCTTCGGCACCAGTATTCATTGGATTTTTGCTGCATTGATTACTTTGCTTGGTCCAGTGGTTATCGATTTATTTCACGAAAATCCTTGGCCCATTTTTGCGTTTTTTGCTTTTATGATGGTATTACAGTTGGTTTTCGTTTTATTCATGATGCCAGAAACGAAAGGATTATCACTTGAAGAATTAGAACAAAAAATGATCTCCGAATGA